Proteins from one Planctomyces sp. SH-PL62 genomic window:
- a CDS encoding adenylate kinase family protein: MSTQSNRAAWFQGGEAECDIKPGARARAFRLVLLGPPGVGKGTQAELLCQSLGTCHLSTGDVFRAASCQNEPSPALKSALDAMRRGELVSDGLVVSMVQERSGCLSCSGGFLLDGFPRTVSQAEALDELLEREGVTIDAVLAYELPLTEIVDRLSGRRTCSKCKAVYHVSARPSLKEGVCDLCGGELIQREDDRPESIRVRMRAYEESTRPLADYYSRNGRLVSVSADGSPEAILERSLKELQARATLSRS, translated from the coding sequence ATGAGTACGCAGTCGAATCGAGCGGCGTGGTTTCAGGGGGGCGAAGCGGAGTGCGACATCAAGCCCGGGGCCCGGGCGCGGGCATTCCGCCTGGTGTTGCTGGGTCCTCCGGGGGTGGGCAAGGGGACGCAGGCCGAGTTGCTCTGTCAATCGCTCGGGACGTGCCATCTCTCGACGGGCGACGTCTTCCGGGCGGCGTCCTGCCAGAACGAGCCGAGCCCGGCGTTGAAGTCGGCGCTGGACGCGATGCGGCGTGGGGAGTTGGTGTCGGACGGGTTGGTGGTCTCGATGGTCCAGGAGCGGTCGGGTTGCCTGTCGTGCTCCGGGGGATTCCTGCTGGACGGATTCCCGAGAACCGTCTCGCAGGCCGAGGCCCTCGACGAGTTGCTGGAGCGCGAGGGTGTGACGATCGACGCCGTGCTGGCCTACGAATTGCCGCTGACGGAAATCGTGGATCGGTTGAGTGGGCGCCGGACGTGCTCGAAGTGCAAGGCGGTCTATCACGTCTCGGCGCGTCCTTCTCTTAAGGAGGGCGTCTGCGACCTGTGCGGGGGAGAGTTGATCCAGCGCGAGGACGATCGGCCCGAATCGATCCGAGTTCGGATGCGAGCTTATGAGGAGAGCACCCGTCCCCTGGCCGATTATTATTCGAGGAACGGTCGATTGGTTTCGGTCTCGGCCGATGGCTCGCCGGAAGCGATTTTGGAACGTTCCCTGAAGGAGTTGCAAGCTCGCGCGACGCTGTCGAGATCTTAA
- a CDS encoding sodium:solute symporter family transporter: MTSETLLFAAGAPLISMGPLDVAIIVIYFVVVLGIGFYLKRYVSTGDDFFMAGRKMTAWIAGLSFISANLSSLETMGWSAMAYQYGMLGAHAYWLGAVPAILFLAIVMMPFYYICNTHSVPGYLKLRFGTGTSALAGISFSFLTVLVSGASMFAMAKILNLLLGWDMNVSIWVSSLTVALYVALGGLISAVFNEVLQYFLIWFGSLLIPILGLIDAGGWSGLVEKIERNVPVIHPSVANANFTSLWQNLGSFDANPMGVDWIGIVFGLAVGVGFGYWCTDFLQVQRVIVAKDLRSAQNGTIIGAALKMCVPLIVTLPGLLGLAVLLHSDGSPMVLVSETDPRANITHRTYNDVLPLLMGRYLGPGLLGLGVTAMIAGFMSGMAGNASAFATVWTYDVYRTLIRKNATDAHYLSMGRWCSLLGILMSVGTAYSLFYFSNILEFLQVLIFFFIVPLFGVVILGMLWKRATPTGAFVGFLTAILSSMAMWAFVHTFPEGHRPRPTAFLDHGAVVSVEKVGEGASEVVSRVTVESGLVRTTNIPIAPSGEASWASGDRTLDREATTPAEVEERGQAIPVRLIAPDVVLAETNQPDKFGAEGAVVVLKPGVRVVASDVTQTFNPAEFNSAHAKYIARSEKAKPMAVNVYSSMWTLLICVSVITLVSLFTTPKPESELHNLVLGLTPIPHDGPVPWYRAPKFWALIVLIVLVGLNILFW; the protein is encoded by the coding sequence GTGACGTCCGAGACTCTCTTATTCGCCGCCGGCGCGCCTTTGATCTCGATGGGTCCGCTGGACGTCGCGATCATCGTGATTTATTTCGTCGTGGTGCTGGGGATCGGCTTCTATCTGAAGCGGTACGTGAGCACGGGCGACGACTTTTTCATGGCGGGCCGGAAGATGACGGCCTGGATCGCCGGGTTGAGCTTCATCTCGGCGAATCTGAGTTCGCTGGAGACGATGGGCTGGTCGGCGATGGCCTATCAGTATGGGATGCTGGGCGCGCACGCCTACTGGTTGGGGGCGGTGCCGGCGATCCTGTTCCTGGCCATCGTGATGATGCCCTTCTACTACATCTGCAACACGCACTCGGTCCCGGGGTATTTGAAGCTGAGGTTCGGGACGGGGACGAGCGCCCTGGCGGGGATCTCGTTTTCGTTCCTGACGGTCCTGGTCAGCGGCGCCAGCATGTTCGCGATGGCGAAGATCCTGAATTTGCTGCTGGGCTGGGACATGAACGTCAGCATCTGGGTCTCCTCGCTGACGGTCGCTCTTTACGTGGCGCTCGGGGGGTTGATCTCGGCGGTCTTCAACGAGGTCTTGCAGTACTTCCTGATCTGGTTCGGGTCGCTCTTGATTCCGATCCTCGGTTTGATCGACGCCGGGGGCTGGAGCGGTTTGGTGGAGAAGATCGAGCGGAACGTGCCGGTGATCCATCCATCGGTGGCGAACGCCAACTTCACGAGCCTGTGGCAGAATCTGGGTTCGTTCGACGCCAACCCGATGGGTGTGGACTGGATCGGGATCGTCTTCGGCCTGGCGGTGGGGGTGGGGTTCGGTTACTGGTGCACCGACTTTCTTCAGGTGCAGCGGGTGATCGTGGCGAAGGATCTCCGCTCGGCGCAGAACGGGACGATCATCGGGGCGGCGCTCAAGATGTGCGTCCCCCTGATCGTGACGCTTCCCGGGTTGCTGGGTCTGGCGGTCCTGCTCCACAGCGACGGCTCGCCCATGGTGCTGGTGTCGGAGACCGACCCTCGGGCGAACATCACGCACCGGACCTACAACGACGTGCTCCCGCTCTTGATGGGCCGTTATCTGGGTCCGGGCCTGCTGGGCCTGGGGGTGACGGCGATGATCGCCGGGTTCATGTCGGGGATGGCGGGGAATGCGAGCGCCTTCGCGACGGTCTGGACGTACGACGTCTACCGGACCTTGATCCGGAAGAACGCGACCGACGCCCATTATTTGTCGATGGGCCGCTGGTGCTCGCTGCTGGGGATTCTGATGTCGGTGGGGACGGCGTACTCGCTGTTCTACTTCTCGAACATCCTGGAGTTCCTCCAGGTGCTGATCTTCTTCTTCATCGTACCGTTGTTCGGGGTGGTGATCCTGGGAATGCTCTGGAAGCGGGCGACGCCGACGGGGGCGTTCGTCGGCTTCCTGACGGCCATCCTGTCGTCGATGGCGATGTGGGCGTTCGTCCACACGTTCCCTGAGGGGCATCGCCCGCGGCCGACGGCGTTCCTTGATCACGGCGCGGTGGTGAGCGTCGAGAAGGTCGGCGAGGGTGCATCCGAGGTCGTCAGCCGAGTGACGGTCGAGTCGGGACTCGTCCGCACGACCAACATTCCGATCGCGCCGTCGGGCGAGGCGTCGTGGGCCTCGGGCGATCGGACGCTGGATCGCGAGGCGACCACCCCTGCCGAGGTCGAGGAGAGAGGCCAAGCGATCCCCGTGAGGCTGATCGCGCCTGACGTGGTGCTGGCCGAAACGAACCAGCCCGACAAGTTCGGGGCCGAAGGAGCGGTGGTCGTCCTCAAACCGGGAGTGCGCGTGGTGGCGTCGGACGTGACCCAGACGTTCAACCCGGCCGAGTTCAATTCGGCCCACGCCAAGTACATCGCCCGTTCCGAGAAGGCCAAGCCGATGGCGGTGAACGTCTACAGCTCGATGTGGACGTTGCTCATCTGCGTGTCGGTCATCACCCTCGTGAGCCTCTTCACGACGCCCAAGCCGGAATCCGAGTTGCACAACCTGGTCCTGGGCCTGACGCCGATCCCCCACGACGGCCCCGTCCCCTGGTACCGGGCGCCGAAATTCTGGGCGCTCATCGTCCTGATCGTCCTCGTCGGGCTCAACATCCTCTTCTGGTGA
- a CDS encoding YiiX/YebB-like N1pC/P60 family cysteine hydrolase, translating to MTERMVPSEYQGKNYWGPQATNDRKDGRLPKISITPKMQRWDDWGRKYLRSGDVVFRMGDARVGRGWFPMSRFLANASNSKFSHTGVVVIEDGDPVVYDTTRTSVARQPFCVWILDNVGNFGVKRLRPEYRSKIPQVVEYCHNVFAEQVPFDYELGLDDAALYCVELTEKAFRHAGLKLSDPIKLGDMERAPEYPIQMIGIATASKWALDKPLTFEQEVFFPGNERHGIWSSPKLEVVVPPTFKPGYPFMDDHGVPEIVSATN from the coding sequence ATGACGGAGCGAATGGTCCCCAGCGAATATCAGGGGAAGAATTACTGGGGCCCCCAGGCCACCAACGATCGCAAGGATGGTCGGCTCCCCAAGATCTCGATCACGCCGAAGATGCAGCGTTGGGATGATTGGGGGCGGAAATACCTCCGCAGCGGAGACGTCGTCTTCCGCATGGGCGACGCCAGGGTGGGCAGGGGCTGGTTCCCGATGAGCCGCTTCCTCGCCAACGCCAGCAACAGCAAATTCTCCCATACGGGGGTGGTGGTCATCGAGGACGGCGACCCGGTCGTCTACGACACCACGCGGACGAGCGTGGCGCGGCAGCCCTTCTGCGTCTGGATTCTGGACAACGTGGGCAACTTCGGGGTGAAGCGGCTCCGGCCCGAGTATCGCTCCAAGATCCCCCAGGTCGTCGAGTACTGCCACAACGTCTTCGCCGAGCAGGTCCCGTTCGACTACGAGTTGGGGCTCGACGATGCGGCCCTGTACTGCGTCGAACTGACCGAGAAGGCGTTCCGCCACGCGGGGCTGAAGCTCTCCGACCCGATCAAGCTGGGCGACATGGAGCGAGCCCCGGAGTACCCTATCCAGATGATCGGGATCGCGACCGCCTCCAAGTGGGCGCTCGACAAACCCCTCACGTTCGAGCAGGAAGTCTTCTTCCCGGGCAATGAGCGGCACGGCATCTGGTCGTCGCCCAAGCTCGAAGTGGTCGTCCCGCCGACGTTTAAGCCGGGATACCCGTTCATGGACGATCACGGCGTCCCCGAGATCGTCTCCGCCACGAACTGA
- a CDS encoding DUF4132 domain-containing protein: protein MAKVEKPASVDELGELIDALAQEEPKGKSGDSWYTAQLGDLKSGKALLALDGAKQIEVVDRLVARLLTIEERRRELSKAHLGSSAEGIGLGEAAVRFGQVVRGLLRRKHAFPPATVASLLRWVDVSHHPDPYSLPLAGVAAAVENLAAGGPLGEDVKSALHAAVARLSPLTHYGDAVRKPLGRLIKLDAVEAEARIDPGEAWSDVALGDLAAMPPDRRSAWQALLVSCQKVGTGKPSAKWLTAVKPLIAAVGREDFKANLLRWFPLVDRPRTQTRPRAIQWEVLQVDSIDPHHVDLLKGLAWCAGLQTDRDLARALAALALSAYRKIPGRGPRLISLGNAVVAALGMMPGMDAVGQLAILKLKIKFIPAQKEAEKALTAAASREGLPREDIDELAVPSYGMEEVGRRVEALGDYTAELVVDGPDARLTWSKAGKPLKSAPAAVKKDHAAEVKELQAAAKDVGKMLTAQRERIDGLFLARKTWPLEAWKTRYLDHPLVGAIARRLIWTFETNGQSDAGIWLDGRIVCVDDVPLEGLGEVTKVALWHPIDRPVEEVAAWRDWFDRHRVRQPFKQAYREVYVLTDAERSTRVYSNRFAAHVLRQHQYHALCAARGWRNKLRLMVDDSYPATSRDLPEWNLRAEFWVEGISGEYGAATTESGSYLHLATDQVRFYEIGTPQREAHAGGGGYSPGWRQADAEPVPLDQIPPLVLSEVFRDVDLFVGVASVGNDPNWSDGGPEGRFVDYWRTYSFGDLSANGKTRKAVLERLIPRLKIAPRCSFADKFLVVRGDLRTYKIHLGSGNILMEPNDEYLCIVPKRSGEPQGDGVFLPFEGDATLSIVLSKALMLAEDKKITDPTITSQIGRR, encoded by the coding sequence ATGGCCAAGGTCGAGAAGCCGGCGTCGGTCGATGAGCTGGGCGAGTTGATCGACGCATTGGCGCAGGAGGAGCCCAAGGGCAAGTCCGGCGATTCATGGTACACCGCCCAACTCGGCGACCTGAAGTCCGGGAAGGCGCTGCTGGCCCTGGACGGCGCGAAGCAGATCGAGGTCGTCGACCGACTCGTCGCCCGGCTCCTGACCATCGAGGAGCGACGGCGCGAGTTGTCGAAGGCGCACCTCGGCTCCTCGGCCGAGGGGATCGGCCTCGGCGAGGCCGCCGTCCGATTCGGGCAGGTCGTGCGCGGGCTTCTTCGAAGGAAGCACGCCTTTCCCCCGGCGACCGTGGCCTCCCTCCTGAGGTGGGTGGACGTCAGCCACCATCCCGACCCCTACTCGCTCCCGCTCGCGGGCGTCGCGGCGGCCGTCGAGAACCTCGCGGCCGGCGGCCCCCTCGGCGAGGACGTGAAGTCCGCCCTCCACGCGGCCGTCGCCCGGCTGAGCCCCCTGACCCATTACGGCGACGCCGTCCGCAAGCCCCTCGGCCGCCTCATCAAGCTGGACGCCGTCGAGGCGGAGGCCCGCATCGACCCCGGCGAGGCGTGGTCCGACGTCGCGCTCGGCGATCTCGCCGCCATGCCCCCGGATCGGCGGTCGGCGTGGCAGGCGCTCCTGGTTTCCTGCCAGAAGGTGGGGACGGGCAAGCCGTCGGCGAAATGGCTCACCGCCGTCAAGCCTCTGATCGCCGCCGTCGGCCGCGAGGACTTCAAGGCGAACCTCCTGCGGTGGTTCCCGCTGGTGGACAGGCCGCGCACCCAGACGAGGCCGCGGGCGATTCAGTGGGAGGTGCTCCAGGTCGATTCGATCGATCCCCACCACGTTGACCTGCTCAAAGGGCTCGCCTGGTGCGCGGGGCTCCAAACCGATCGCGACCTGGCGCGGGCGCTGGCGGCGCTGGCGTTGTCGGCCTATCGCAAGATCCCCGGAAGGGGGCCTCGGCTGATCTCGCTCGGGAATGCCGTCGTCGCGGCGCTGGGGATGATGCCGGGGATGGACGCCGTCGGCCAGCTCGCGATCCTCAAGCTCAAGATCAAGTTCATCCCGGCCCAAAAGGAGGCCGAGAAAGCCCTCACGGCCGCCGCGAGCCGCGAGGGGCTCCCGCGCGAGGATATCGACGAACTGGCCGTCCCCTCCTACGGGATGGAGGAAGTCGGCCGCCGCGTCGAGGCCCTCGGCGACTACACGGCCGAACTCGTCGTCGACGGCCCCGACGCCCGCCTGACCTGGAGTAAGGCCGGCAAGCCGCTGAAATCGGCCCCCGCCGCCGTCAAGAAAGACCACGCCGCGGAGGTCAAGGAGCTTCAAGCCGCCGCCAAGGACGTCGGCAAGATGCTCACCGCCCAGCGCGAGCGGATCGACGGCCTCTTCCTGGCCCGCAAGACCTGGCCGCTCGAAGCCTGGAAAACCCGGTACCTCGACCACCCGCTCGTCGGCGCGATCGCCCGGCGGCTGATCTGGACCTTCGAGACGAACGGCCAGTCCGACGCCGGAATCTGGCTCGACGGCCGGATCGTCTGCGTGGACGACGTGCCGCTGGAGGGACTCGGCGAAGTGACGAAGGTCGCGCTCTGGCACCCGATCGACCGCCCCGTCGAGGAGGTCGCGGCCTGGCGCGACTGGTTCGACCGCCACAGGGTCCGCCAGCCGTTCAAGCAGGCGTATCGCGAAGTCTACGTCCTGACCGACGCCGAGCGGAGCACTCGCGTCTACTCCAACCGGTTCGCCGCCCACGTCTTGCGTCAGCACCAGTACCATGCCCTCTGCGCCGCCCGGGGATGGCGGAACAAGCTCCGGCTGATGGTCGACGACAGCTACCCCGCCACGTCGCGCGATCTCCCCGAGTGGAACCTCCGCGCCGAGTTCTGGGTGGAAGGGATCAGCGGCGAGTATGGCGCGGCGACCACCGAATCGGGCTCGTACCTCCACCTGGCCACCGACCAGGTCCGGTTCTACGAGATCGGCACCCCCCAGCGCGAGGCTCATGCAGGAGGCGGCGGCTACTCCCCCGGCTGGCGGCAGGCCGACGCCGAGCCGGTCCCGCTCGACCAGATCCCGCCCCTCGTGCTGAGCGAGGTCTTCCGCGACGTCGACCTGTTCGTCGGCGTGGCGAGCGTCGGCAACGACCCGAACTGGTCGGACGGCGGCCCCGAGGGCCGGTTCGTCGACTACTGGCGGACCTACAGCTTCGGCGACCTCTCGGCCAACGGCAAGACCCGCAAGGCCGTGCTGGAACGACTGATCCCACGCCTGAAGATCGCCCCCCGCTGCTCGTTCGCCGACAAGTTCCTGGTGGTGCGCGGCGACCTGCGCACCTACAAGATCCACCTGGGAAGCGGCAACATCCTGATGGAGCCGAACGACGAATACCTCTGCATCGTCCCCAAGCGAAGCGGCGAGCCGCAAGGCGACGGCGTCTTCCTCCCCTTCGAGGGGGACGCCACGCTCTCGATCGTCCTCAGCAAGGCCCTGATGCTGGCCGAGGACAAGAAGATCACTGACCCCACCATCACCAGCCAGATCGGCCGGAGATGA